One Solanum pennellii chromosome 9, SPENNV200 DNA segment encodes these proteins:
- the LOC107031171 gene encoding COP1-interacting protein 7: MKSSTRLDSVVFQLTPTRTRCDLFIIANDKKEKIASGLLTPFLAHLKTAQDQIAKGGYSILLEPDAHADDSWFTKCTVERFVRFVSNPEVLERVYTIESEILQIEEAIALHGNNDSGQGPAEYKEAKPAGNIAGTKSTADVNEEKAIVLYKPGEDQPQTDLQEEDSRVQFLKVLETRKSVLQKEQGMAFARAVAAGFDIDRMTQMVSFSESFGASRLRDACVRFMELWKKKHENGQWVEIEAAEAMANQLDIAAMNASGILLSNIANKQFDSNSEMASENYVKSSTDGNSGERPPLDQQSPNGQQQYQFLHPMYPPWPMHSPPSGVPAFQGYPMQGVPYYPAYPGNGHLYQPPYPGMEDSRTGVTPQSRKKKQSSYRRESNSDSEEDEEMDNEGSYNQRKKAGRSRKNKSGKVVIRNINYITSKAKNSNDSESEAASGSENDADSEDLEGNGHDLVKKGSSRSSKTRRSRTESILYDDDTVCEKEADGGHWLAFQNCLLKGNEDDKDGMFAMEKDARRRPKSTISDDPLAIGAQDGIEMKDRLSDMHTVGAKMSRMSRGSNGEVLLSSRGYDNGQGLGDHMDMQFTEINGRKIMRRTANDEFMLNGRGNQSGLRNSLDPNAFEHTNKLDKASSHDMTDESFVVPFRSMSLTDVGPDGRTAINMDSELPLAHQKSENSSAGIMSYEPNDFSLMSERGTEKRLGVYDPALDYEMQVCNEGFASKDKRKNGVSNDVKEGSKISEKDRRSKATVDTSDKKRSGGPIRKGKMSKSSPLDDARARAERIRSFKADMQKLKKEKEEADQKRIEALKLERQKRIASRGGPSSGHSPAPTIQTRKLPAKSSPGNFRGSKFSDSEPGSLSPLQRTKIRTPLGSNGVQKGSKASKSTDGSKLAGNKLSRSASSLSEPKKENNDVTPDSKASMARIRRLSEPKAISSKPGTLRKAQSAELVSKPKARSAEPVSKTKRSDVPESKKISAIIDLDKKKAATLPELKIRTTKESSDLRQDKPAAENIAMEKNDRPSVASDDIESYKNDLDENIIEKTVVMLEKEKKPSLAVPSSSSENLAVEECDKINSVERTDYASTRDPPSPFEGFIRAPVPSRLQELSNSHETGTNCADDTPKFANIGSTVYRAPYARVSSVEDPCTRNLEFAKALPSSSDTPVKEIAKAHAPDIHTVRVDNNPEAAERTQVKESPKGFKRLLRFGKKNHTSGGAESNGASMNSMKQDDSATNAPLPSEVFTLKNLISQDETPTAGNISQKSRLSLLSPFRSKTSEKR, translated from the exons ATGAAGTCGAGTACTCGACTTGACTCAGTTGTTTTTCAGCTTACTCCTACTAGAACTAG GTGTGATCTTTTCATTATAGCCAAtgacaagaaagagaaaatagcTTCTGGATTGCTTACTCCTTTTCTTGCTCACTTGAAAACTGCTCAGGATCAAATTGCAAAGGGTGGTTACTCAATTTTGCTGGAACCAGATGCTCACGCTGATGATTCATGGTTTACAAAGTGTACAGTGGAAAG GTTTGTCCGCTTTGTGAGCAATCCAGAGGTTTTGGAAAGGGTATACACCATTGAATCTGAGATCTTGCAGATTGAGGAAGCAATAGCACTTCACGGAAACAATGATAGTGGGCAGGGGCCA GCTGAATACAAAGAAGCTAAACCAGCAGGAAACATTGCAG GTACTAAATCTACAGCAGATGTCAATGAGGAGAAAGCTATTGTTCTTTACAAG CCGGGGGAAGATCAACCTCAAACAGATTTGCAGGAAGAAGATTCAAG AGTACAGTTTCTGAAGGTCCTGGAGACTCGCAAGTCTGTGCTTCAAAAAGAACAAGGAATGGCATTTGCTCGTGCTGTAGCTGCTGGTTTTGATATTGATCGTATGACACAGATGGTATCATTTTCCGAATCTTTTGGTGCCTCACGCTTAAG AGATGCATGTGTAAGATTTATGGAACTGTGGAAGAAAAAGCATGAAAATGGACAATGGGTTGAAATTGAAGCTGCAGAAGCAATGGCAAATCAATTAGACATTGCTGCAATGAATGCATCTGGAATTCTGCTCTCTAATATTGCTAATAAGCAATTTGATTCCAACAGCGAGATGGCTTCTGAGAATTATGTGAAATCAAGCACAGATGGTAATTCAG GAGAAAGGCCTCCATTGGATCAACAAAGTCCAAATGGtcaacaacaatatcaatttCTGCATCCAATGTATCCACCGTGGCCAATGCATTCTCCTCCCTCTGGCGTACCTGCTTTTCAAGGATATCCCATGCAAGGAGTACCTTACTATCCAGCTTATCCAGGAAATGGACATCTCTATCAACCTCCTTATCCAGGAATGGAAGACTCTCGAACGGGTGTCACTCCGCAgagtagaaagaaaaaacagTCTTCGTATAGGAGAGAGAGCAACAGTGATTcagaggaagatgaagaaatggACAACGAAGGGTCTTATAATCAGAGAAAGAAGGCTGGCCGGTCTAGGAAAAATAAATCAGGAAAGGTTGTTATACGTAACATTAATTATATCACTTCTAAAGCAAAGAACTCTAATGATAGCGAATCAGAAGCAGCTTCTGGTTCGGAAAATGATGCTGATAGTGAAGATCTAGAAGGCAACGGTCACGACCTGGTGAAAAAGGGAAGTTCACGGTCATCAAAAACAAGACGAAGCCGCACTGAATCaattttatatgatgatgacaCTGTTTGTGAGAAGGAAGCTGATGGTGGGCACTGGCTAgcatttcaaaattgtttattGAAAGGTAATGAAGATGACAAAGATGGCATGTTCGCAATGGAGAAAGATGCAAGGAGGAGGCCAAAAAGTACCATTTCCGATGATCCTTTGGCTATTGGTGCCCAAGACGGCATTGAAATGAAGGATAGGTTGAGTGATATGCATACAGTTGGTGCAAAGATGTCTCGCATGTCTAGGGGTTCTAATGGTGAAGTTCTACTTTCTAGCAGAGGATATGACAATGGACAAGGACTTGGTGATCACATGGACATGCAGTTCACTGAGATAAATGGGAGAAAAATCATGCGTAGAACTGCAAATGATGAATTTATGCTAAATGGTCGAGGAAATCAATCAGGGCTGAGAAATTCATTAGATCCAAATGCATTTGAGCATACCAATAAGCTAGACAAAGCTTCCTCACATGATATGACTGATGAGTCTTTTGTAGTACCTTTTAGGTCAATGTCATTGACTGACGTTGGACCAGATGGTAGAACTGCCATTAACATGGACTCTGAGCTTCCATTGGCGCATCAAAAATCAGAAAACAGCTCTGCTGGGATTATGAGTTACGAGCCTAATGATTTTAGCTTGATGTCTGAGCGTGGAACAGAAAAAAGGTTGGGTGTCTATGACCCTGCTTTAGACTATGAAATGCAAGTTTGCAATGAAGGTTTTGCTTCAAAGgataaaagaaagaatggagtctCCAATGATGTTAAGGAAGGTTCAAAAATATCAGAGAAAGATCGCAGGTCAAAAGCTACTGTTGATACTTCGGACAAGAAAAGGAGTGGAGGACcaataagaaaaggaaaaatgtcaAAGTCAAGTCCTTTGGATGATGCACGAGCTCGTGCTGAGAGGATAAGATCCTTCAAAGCTGATATGCAGAAgctgaaaaaagaaaag GAAGAGGCAGACCAAAAGCGCATTGAAGCATTAAAACTGGAAAGGCAAAAGAGAATCGCGTCCAGAGGTGGCCCCAGCTCTGGTCACTCTCCAGCACCAACAATCCAAACAAGAAAATTGCCAGCAAAAAGCTCTCCTGGCAACTTCAGGGGATCTAAGTTCAGTGACTCAGAGCCTGGATCCTTGTCACCATTGCAAAGAACCAAAATAAGAACTCCGTTGGGGTCAAATGGTGTGCAGAAGGGCTCTAAAGCAAGCAAATCAACTGATGGCAGCAAATTAGCAGGTAACAAATTGAGTAGATCAGCATCATCTTTGTCTGAAccgaaaaaagaaaacaatgatGTTACTCCTGATTCAAAGGCATCCATGGCACGAATAAGAAGACTATCAGAGCCCAAAGCAATCAGCAGCAAGCCTGGTACCTTACGGAAGGCGCAAAGTGCTGAACTTGTGTCAAAGCCCAAGGCTCGGAGTGCCGAACCAGTGTCTAAGACAAAGCGCTCTGATGTGCCAGAGAGCAAGAAAATATCTGCCATAATAGACCTTGACAAAAAGAAGGCTGCAACTCTTCCTGAGCTGAAAATCCGAACCACCAAAGAGTCGTCAGATTTACGACAAGATAAACCAGCTGCGGAGAATATAGCTATGGAGAAGAATGACAGGCCTTCTGTAGCATCTGATGACATTGAATCATACAAGAATGATCTAGATGAAAACATTATTGAGAAAACTGTTGTTATGCTTGAGAAGGAGAAGAAACCCTCTTTGGCTGTTCCCAGTTCATCATCAGAGAACTTGGCTGTGGAAGAATGTGATAAGATTAACAGTGTTGAGAGAACTGACTATGCCTCTACACGTGACCCACCGTCACCCTTTGAAGGATTTATTAGAGCACCTGTTCCTAGCCGACTGCAAGAGCTGTCAAATTCCCATGAG ACAGGGACGAATTGTGCAGATGACACACCCAAGTTTGCAAATATCGGAAGTACTGTTTATCGTGCTCCGTATGCTCGTGTCTCATCTGTCGAGGACCCTTGTACCAGAAACTTGGAGTTTGCTAAAGCACTTCCATCGAGCTCAGACACACCAGTAAAAGAAATTGCCAAAGCTCATGCACCTGATATTCACACTGTTAGAGTAGATAATAATCCAGAAGCTGCAGAAAGGACTCAAGTGAAGGAATCACCAAAAGGTTTTAAACGCCTcctgaggtttggaaagaagaaCCACACCTCTGGAGGAGCAGAATCAAATGGCGCAAGCATGAATAGCATGAAGCAGGATGATAGTGCCACAAATGCTCCCTTGCCTAGTGAAG TTTTCACTTTGAAGAATTTGATCTCCCAAGATGAAACCCCAACTGCTGGCAATATTTCACAGAAGT CTCGTCTCTCTTTGTTATCTCCCTTTCGAAGCAAGACTAGCGAAAAAAGGTGA
- the LOC107030888 gene encoding putative protein phosphatase 2C-like protein 44: protein MGFKDFQLKIAKKLKLKNFIGKEGGGNKKKGSGNGKRLPWMMPITHGYYVAEESRDGARPQTPQSNKVECDKVVVQREQVEEQEWWFCGVFDTRIGGGVTKYLQAHLFDNNLNESQMKKKSKETLKKAHVHAKAKVRETEKLESTWKMGSASALVINGERLVLANMGEYKAVVCRDGEAFEINRRQQQTSKPHWSHKLFSAAKRSPKAGDDKPSKRSELVVGSERIDRDTEFVILASPGVWEAMKQQEAVNLIRHLEDPQEAAECLAKEAINRMSKSNISCLIIRFE, encoded by the exons ATGGGATTTAAGGATTTTCAACTCAAGATAGCCAAG AAACTTAAGCTGAAAAACTTTATTGGCAAAGAAGGAGGAGGAAACAAGAAGAAAGGATCAGGAAATGGGAAGAGGCTTCCATGGATGATGCCAATAACTCATGGATATTACGTGGCGGAGGAAAGTCGAGACGGAGCAAGGCCACAAACACCTCAAAGTAACAAGGTGGAGTGTGATAAAGTGGTGGTGCAAAGGGAAcaagttgaggaacaagagtGGTGGTTTTGTGGTGTTTTTGATACTCGAATTGGTGGCGGAGTTACCAAGTACCTGCAGGCTCATTTGTTTGACAACAATCTTAACGAG TCacagatgaagaagaaaagcaAAGAAACATTGAAAAAGGCACATGTTCATGCAAAAGCTAAGGTCAGGGAAACAGAAAAACTAGAAAGCACCTGGAAAATGGGTTCAGCTTCTGCATTAGTCATCAACGGCGAGAGACTAGTACTCGCGAACATGGGTGAATACAAAGCTGTAGTATGCAGAGACGGCGAAGCTTTTGAAATTAACAGAAGGCAACAGCAAACATCAAAGCCACATTGGTCACATAAGCTCTTCTCAG CTGCCAAACGCTCACCTAAAGCTGGAGATGATAAGCCTTCTAAAAGGTCGGAACTTGTTGTTGGTTCTGAAAGAATTGATCGCGATACTGAATTTGTTATCCTAGCTAGCCCTGGCGTATGGGAG GCAATGAAGCAGCAAGAGGCAGTGAACCTGATTAGGCATTTGGAAGATCCACAAGAAGCTGCTGAATGCTTAGCGAAAGAAGCGATAAATAGAATGAGCAAGAGCAATATTTCTTGCCTTATCATTAGGTTTGAGTGA